A stretch of the Aphis gossypii isolate Hap1 chromosome 2, ASM2018417v2, whole genome shotgun sequence genome encodes the following:
- the LOC114130316 gene encoding uncharacterized protein LOC114130316 has protein sequence MDGEIAASAAVTIDEMEPAKVQLNLNVEEAAGGCGSDSGVDVTPAVSCDSSLASGCYDPCKSPLGPFSPTETGGPSSLPCYPTNVGYSRPSTPTWRRSADRQPCKLPSSMSSSFHFETARNSPPRTESPKRTDLNAAAKQSKVSTVKKLVSTYDMVKSLDKFATLPRRRRKSKENLAVTGATPSAGTAVVPSAPREPSLNRAASLRRKHIEQGALAHLNSGGGGSSSSSSGTNTGISSPVKPSLPKATRPPPVTARTKIYHEVCSQTCLTGEDITNVLSGSILPAIENRVETNDAGVQVDLVEKRINALETELKKKTEQLDYRTKECEEQRELVLQLQEQVLRDDMNTTRNLDAYNLHVCNIFNINDCLDPSPENVLDLLQNHRTTTNALINEQQRELNDLRTLCASLHRDLEKSYAAQKSLLQANQASEMESSEIRDFLQAEKAMLSDTIKELEKEVKDYKEQLAVKGKEASKTMEQCTHLVRISEQRRQENLSLQAKMRVMENKSRELLQQQDTTVSSAVVGLSGLGSRLDALLDRLVKSYSISEADIEDEVYFNEAYTNGDSSSDSEQLNGSSNKSDSKSLMSAIVSAIKSAPTNWHKGKFDKNLAANTNSHESPINSPMKRLQTSESMKELQRTYSPVGKRNGSTSDLLSQTNSLDDCSDLQSAESESLNNLSEAIVARQQLELSMNNTSNGNFDFEFLEDFRAPDADLLDQVIDLDNTVTKLLKVITLVQTNGKEQPLHSERHEIKHTNGVNDKSRQCSSQSPLMTHDSDESSYKLPPIVPMQELNSSSPKALNGIL, from the exons ATGGACGGCGAGATCGCTGCCTCCGCCGCCGTCACAATCGATGAAATGGAACCCGCCAAGGTCCAGTTGAATTTGAACGTCGAGGAAGCCGCGGGTGGTTGCGGTAGCGATAGCGGTGTAGACGTGACGCCGGCAGTGTCATGCGACTCGAGCCTGGCGTCGGGTTGTTACGATCCGTGCAAGAGCCCGCTGGGACCATTCAGCCCCACCGAAACCGGCGGCCCGTCCTCATTGCCTTGTTACCCGACCAACGTCGGCTATAGCAGGCCTTCCACACCGACTTGGCGCAGGTCCGCCGACCGTCAGCCATGCAAGTTACCGAGCAGTATGTCGTCGTCGTTCCACTTCGAGACGGCCAGGAACAGCCCGCCCCGAACCGAGTCGCCGAAGAGAACCGACCTGAATGCGGCGGCCAAACAGTCCAAGGTATCGACGGTCAAGAAGTTGGTCAGCACGTACGACATGGTCAAATCGCTGGACAAGTTCGCCACGTTGCCAAGGCGCAGGAGGAAATCCAAGGAAAACCTCGCGGTCACTGGCGCCACACCATCAGCTGGCACCGCGGTCGTCCCCTCAGCGCCCAGAGAACCCAGTCTGAACCGGGCGGCCAGTCTTAGGAGAAAGCACATCGAACAGGGTGCACTCGCCCACCTAAACAGTGGTGGAGgtggtagtagtagtagtagtagtggtACTAATACCGGTATATCATCGCCAGTGAAACCATCTCTTCCGAAAGCCACCAGGCCGCCGCCGGTTACCGCCAGGACAAAGATATACCACGAGGTATGCTCGCAGACTTGCCTGACTGGCGAAGACATCACCAATGTGCTATCGGGCAGTATATTGCCAGCAATCGAAAACAGGGTTGAAACTAATGACGCTGGAGTACAG GTCGATTTAGTGGAAAAAAGGATCAATGCACTTGAGACTGAGCTAAAGAAAAAGACTGAACAATTAGACTATAGAACAAAAGAATGCGAGGAACAACGGGAGTTAGTTCTACAATTACAAGAACAGGTCCTACGTGATGATATGAACACAACTAGAAATCTTGATGCTTATAATTTGCatgtatgcaatatttttaatataaatg attgtttAGATCCATCACCCGAAAATGTCTTAGATTTGTTACAAAATCACAGGACAACCACTAACGCATTGATTAATGAACAGCAAAGAGAACTCAACGACCTTAGGACTCTTTGTGCTTCTTTACATAga gATTTGGAAAAAAGCTATGCGGCTCAAAAATCACTTTTGCAAGCCAATCAAGCCTCTGAAATGGAATCTTCAGAAATTCGAGACTTTTTGCAAGCTGAGAAGGCTATGCTATCAGACACAATTAAGGAACTAGAAAAAGAA GTCAAGGATTATAAAGAACAATTGGCTGTAAAAGGAAAAGAGGCTTCCAAAACTATGGAGCAATGTACACATTTAGTAAGGATATCTGAACAACGAAGACAAGAGAATTTGTCTCTACAAGCAAAAATGCGtgtaatggaaaataaaagtCGTGAATTGTTACAACAACAAGATACGACTGTATCAAGTGCTGTCGTTGGTTTGTCTGGATTAGGCAGTCGTCTCGATGCACTGTTGGATAGACTCGTCAAATCCTATTCCATTTCAGAAGCTGATATcgaa gaTGAAGTATACTTCAATGAAGCATACACAAATGGAGACAGTAGCAGTGATTCTGAACAACTTAATGGTTCATCAAATAAGTCTGACTCAAAAAGCCTTATGTCTGCTATTGTTTCTGCTATTAAATCAGCACCAACTAATTGGCATAAaggaaaatttgataaaaacctTGCGG ccAACACAAATTCACATGAATCTCCTATTAATTCTCCTATGAAACGTCTACAAACATCAGAATCTATGAAAGAACTGCAAAGAACATATTCTCCCGTTGGTAAACGAAACGGATCAACCAGTGATCTATTATCACAAACTAATTCCTTAGACG ATTGTAGTGATTTACAATCGGCCGAAAGTGAATCCTTGAATAATCTATCAGAGGCCATAGTCGCCAGACAACAATTGGAGTTGAGCATGAACAATACTAGCAATGGAAACTTTGACTTTGAATTTTTGGAGGACTTCCGAGCACCAGATGCTGATCTCTTAGACCAAGTGATTGATTTAGACAATACGGTCACCAAGTTGTTAAAAGTTATCACTCTTGTTCAGACGAATGGTAAAGAACAACCTCTGCATTCAGAaag ACATGAAATCAAACACACAAACGGTGTCAATGATAAAAGCAGACAGTGTTCCTCGCAGTCCCCATTGATGACACATGACAGTGATGAATCGAGTTATAAACTGCCACCAATAGTGCCTATGCAGGAACTAAACTCAAGCTCACCAAAAGCTTTAAATGGAATATTGTGa